From Dasypus novemcinctus isolate mDasNov1 chromosome 8, mDasNov1.1.hap2, whole genome shotgun sequence, the proteins below share one genomic window:
- the LOC131279579 gene encoding NUT family member 2G-like, with protein sequence MPHILADPRILCGGAQHAPPGMLRASAGEPFIPGLAVGCTQAAEGDWTPGLPPQAPPPAAQLAPSIPPGNAFSRPQGPSREGGPPCTQSTDDSCNSKSVYQNFRRWQRFKSLARRHIRLSPDAEALSCFLIPVLRSLARRKPTMALEAGLQLAVQEWWHTSNFDRMIYYEMAAKFKEFEMEEERQIQMLEERNGFQHPPPPAPPNLHPQMPPGTVEGQKPVPIPKRSAFKAEVSRQRQRRHQRTVKTKAPKEIPPEAVKEYIDLMDGLAGPVHPASEGEDGKWEEEEHGQQEDDGMYADPDLLSYIDQLCAEEDFITKVEAVIHPRFLAELLSPGAHIDFLSLTEELQQEEGLTPTQLVEKRLLSFKDVEGVEVPPSYDIPGLGSVSSMCKSSNGAENKADHGQLLGVKVNSDALHLDGRADNNLDLPKDIAVSPRSQEDPQIIKKQISYPHQHQRHSSPRFRRRDHVALQETYPISTKSKPTDGSNEEEDEELPSLAFLLAPRHHLLPWGLVKSPLPRSGCHTSGVKGACGASLSVSSVKRGHNQTPHPDAKPPSTALVEGSSSAESKSHLRADFGASGRHTVALGASQSSQPPKRRCDQLLDDRKKKPRCRE encoded by the exons aTGCCCCACATTTTGGCTGACCCAAGGATCCTCTGTGGGGGTGCTCAGCATGCCCCTCCTGGGATGTTGAGAGCCTCTGCTGGGGAGCCCTTTATCCCAGGCTTGGCTGTGGGGTGCACCCAGGCTGCTGAGGGAGACTGGACCCCAGGCCTTCCTCCTCAAGCTCCACCACCAGCTGCCCAGCTGGCCCCCAGTATTCCTCCAGGGAATGCTTTCTCCAGGCCACAGGGGCCCTCCAGGGAGGGTGGTCCTCCCTGCACGCAGTCGACAGATGACTCCTGTAATTCCAAGAGTGTTTACCAGAACTTCCGACGTTGGCAGCGCTTCAAGTCCCTGGCCCGGAGGCACATTCGCCTGAGTCCTGATGCTGaagctctttcctgctttctcat cccagtgcttcgATCGCTGGCCCGTCGGAAGCCTACCATGGCCCTGGAGGCAGGACTGCAGCTGGCCGTGCAGGAGTGGTGGCACACAAGCAATTTTGATCGGATGATCTACTACGAGATGGCAGCAAA GTTCAAAGAGTTTGAAATGGAAGAAGAGAGGCAGATTCAGATGTTGGAGGAGAGGAATGGTTTCCAGCACCCTCCACCACCAGCCCCTCCAAATCTTCATCCACAGATGCCCCCAGGCACTGTGGAAGGCCAAAAGCCAG TGCCCATTCCAAAAAGGTCAGCCTTCAAGGCTGAGGTTTCCAGGCAGAGACAACGCAGACACCAGCGGACTGTGAAGACAAAGGCCCCCAAGGAGATCCCACCTGAAGCTGTAAAGGAGTACATTGACCTCATGGATGGGCTGGCAGGGCCCGTGCACCCAGCCTCTGAGGGGGAAGATGGAAAATGGGAAGAGGAAGAACATGGACAGCAGGAAGACGATGGAATGTATGCAGACCCGGATCTCCTCAGCTACATCGACCAGCTGTGTGCAGAGGAAGACTTCATCACCAAG GTGGAGGCTGTCATTCACCCTCGATTCCTCGCAGAATTGCTTTCCCCAGGAGCACATATAGACTTCTTGTCTCTAACAGAGGAGTTGCAGCAAGAGGAAGGACTCACACCCACCCAG CTGGTTGAGAAGCGTCTCCTGTCCTTTAAAGATGTAGAGGGTGTGGAAGTGCCTCCAAGTTATGACATACCTGGATTGGGCTCAGTTTCTTCCATGTGCAAGTCTAGCAATGGTGCAGAGAATAAAGCTGACCACGGCCAGCTTCTAGGGGTTAAAGTCAACAGTGATGCCCTACATTTGGATGGCAGAGCAGACAATAACCTGGACCTCCCTAAAGACATTGCTGTCTCTCCACGGAGTCAAGAGGATCCCcaaatcataaagaaacaaaTCTCCTACCCTCACCAACACCAAAGACACTCTTCCCCTAGATTCAGAAGAAGAGATCATGTGGCTCTTCAAGAAACCTATCCTATAAGTACAAAATCCAAGCCCACAGATGGGTCCAATGAAGAGGAAGATGAGGAGCTCCCCAGCCTTGCATTCCTCTTGGCACCACGACATCATCTTCTGCCATGGGGACTTGTCAAGAGTCCCCTCCCTCGCTCAGGCTGTCATACCTCTGGAGTCAAGGGAGCCTGTGGAGCATCCCTGTCTGTATCGTCTGTGAAAAGAGGTCACAACCAAACTCCTCATCCTGATGCCAAGCCTCCAAGCACAGCTTTAGTGGAAGGTTCATCTTCAGCTGAAAGCAAATCCCACCTCAGAGCTGACTTTGGGGCCTCTGGGAGGCACACTGTGGCTCTGGGTGCAAGTCAGTCTTCTCAGCCTCCAAAGAGAAGGTGTGACCAACTTTTAGATGACAGAAAGAAGAAGCCCCGATGCAGAGAATAG